A genomic segment from Bacillus sp. B-jedd encodes:
- a CDS encoding metallophosphoesterase family protein — translation MKKITFIHAADLHLDSPMAGLNNLPGHILARLRESTFISLRNIVDTAIRNEVDFIIFAGDLYDGEDRSLKAQSRFRAEMDRLSANGIQVYAVHGNHDHLGGSWVKMQMPENVHIFDSQTETVRCETKSGAVVNLYGFSYPTRHVAERKIHTYEKAHGGDYHIGILHGSDGSSAEHGNYCPFTVGELIEKQFDYWALGHIHKRAVLAEYPPVVYPGNIQGRNRKETGEKGCYLVTLDRAEADLEFIETNDVVWHDTVISVRGIAEFDGIYRLLLKEKEEARRKGNGVLLSITLKNVNLEGREDLDSLHGNLLELLQDGEEEESSFVWTTKVAIEEENFWKREDLAGEADFYQELFQVADGFGSTAEVLEPLYGRLPGRKYVNSIGSEEERHLLEEAERLLISMLRD, via the coding sequence ATGAAAAAAATTACCTTTATCCATGCGGCTGACCTTCACTTGGACAGCCCGATGGCCGGCCTGAATAACCTTCCCGGCCATATATTGGCCAGACTGAGAGAAAGCACATTTATCTCCCTTAGAAACATAGTCGACACAGCCATCCGCAATGAAGTGGATTTTATTATTTTTGCAGGGGACTTATACGACGGCGAAGACAGAAGCCTGAAGGCGCAATCGAGATTCAGGGCCGAAATGGACAGGCTTTCAGCAAATGGGATCCAAGTGTATGCCGTCCACGGCAATCATGACCATTTGGGCGGGTCCTGGGTAAAAATGCAGATGCCGGAGAATGTGCACATTTTTGACAGCCAAACAGAAACTGTCCGCTGCGAAACAAAATCAGGTGCCGTAGTGAATCTTTATGGTTTCAGTTATCCAACGCGGCATGTAGCCGAGCGGAAAATACATACTTATGAAAAGGCCCATGGCGGGGACTACCATATAGGAATCCTGCACGGAAGTGACGGGTCTTCAGCTGAGCATGGAAACTACTGTCCTTTTACGGTAGGTGAACTTATTGAAAAACAATTTGATTACTGGGCGCTTGGACATATCCATAAGCGGGCTGTGCTAGCCGAATATCCACCTGTTGTGTATCCCGGAAATATCCAGGGAAGGAACCGGAAAGAAACAGGAGAAAAGGGCTGCTATCTTGTAACGCTTGACCGTGCGGAGGCTGATCTCGAATTTATTGAAACGAATGATGTGGTCTGGCATGATACTGTAATCAGTGTGAGGGGCATAGCCGAATTCGACGGCATTTACCGACTTCTTTTGAAAGAGAAGGAAGAGGCCCGCCGGAAAGGGAATGGAGTATTACTGTCTATTACTCTTAAAAATGTAAACTTGGAGGGCAGAGAAGATCTGGACAGCCTTCATGGAAATCTGCTTGAACTCCTTCAGGATGGAGAGGAAGAGGAATCTTCATTTGTGTGGACCACAAAGGTGGCGATTGAGGAAGAGAATTTCTGGAAGAGGGAGGACCTTGCGGGAGAAGCCGACTTTTACCAGGAACTTTTCCAGGTTGCCGACGGATTCGGGAGCACGGCGGAAGTTCTTGAACCCCTATATGGCCGGCTTCCGGGAAGAAAATATGTTAACAGCATCGGCAGTGAAGAGGAAAGGCATTTGCTGGAAGAAGCGGAACGTTTGCTTATCAGCATGTTAAGAGACTGA
- a CDS encoding YhzD family protein, giving the protein MKIYKLTAFEQDGNKLLDESFQAENDDAAQEKGRGILEEKGLLEKAHRCTSLAGKLLLFHS; this is encoded by the coding sequence ATGAAAATCTATAAGTTGACTGCATTTGAACAAGATGGGAATAAGCTTTTGGATGAATCATTCCAGGCAGAGAACGATGATGCAGCCCAAGAAAAAGGGAGGGGCATTCTGGAGGAGAAAGGTCTTCTGGAAAAGGCTCACCGCTGCACCTCCCTCGCAGGAAAACTGCTCCTTTTCCATTCATAA
- a CDS encoding enoyl-CoA hydratase has product MEGRDYKEALRLAFNFVTDKVDVSVNGRVATVKMNRPKALNALDKEMIRGLVGSLKEISESDGIDILVLTGTDEAFSAGGDIKSMLEMKDEQEFFSIMDCINELVITLYCLPAITISAISGPAAGLGFSIALATDYILVKDDAKLAMNFIGIGLIPDGGAHFFLAKMVGESRAKQLIWEGRTLSAREALENGLIHEVAADMEAALAEKIGGYLGKPVQAMIKTKKIFSELNRPKLLKVLEVEKYAQRKMLETEDHKEGIRAFVEKRPPRFTGR; this is encoded by the coding sequence ATGGAGGGGAGGGACTATAAGGAGGCGTTGAGGTTGGCATTCAATTTTGTCACTGATAAGGTTGATGTATCTGTCAATGGCCGTGTCGCGACAGTTAAAATGAACAGGCCGAAAGCACTGAATGCATTGGACAAGGAAATGATCAGGGGCCTTGTCGGCAGTCTGAAAGAAATCAGCGAATCGGATGGGATCGATATTCTTGTCCTGACCGGAACAGATGAGGCTTTTTCAGCGGGCGGCGATATAAAATCCATGCTTGAAATGAAAGATGAACAAGAATTCTTTTCTATCATGGATTGCATCAATGAACTTGTCATTACTTTATATTGTCTTCCGGCCATCACCATAAGCGCTATTTCAGGACCCGCAGCAGGATTGGGGTTCAGCATTGCCCTGGCAACCGACTATATCCTCGTGAAAGATGATGCGAAGCTGGCCATGAATTTTATCGGGATCGGACTGATTCCGGATGGAGGCGCCCATTTTTTCCTGGCAAAAATGGTCGGTGAATCGAGGGCGAAGCAGCTGATATGGGAAGGAAGGACTTTGTCTGCCCGGGAAGCGCTTGAAAACGGGCTCATCCATGAGGTTGCCGCTGATATGGAAGCGGCATTGGCAGAGAAAATTGGCGGCTATCTAGGCAAGCCAGTCCAGGCAATGATAAAAACAAAAAAGATTTTTTCCGAACTTAATCGCCCCAAACTGCTGAAAGTATTAGAAGTTGAAAAGTACGCCCAGCGAAAGATGCTGGAAACAGAAGACCATAAAGAAGGAATCCGTGCCTTTGTAGAGAAGCGGCCTCCCCGTTTCACAGGCAGATAG